The following proteins are co-located in the Pyrococcus abyssi GE5 genome:
- a CDS encoding TldD/PmbA family protein, translating to MEELIKYGEKFFDELEIVVRRSRGIEVNVELNEISMGATRIEKVTIIRGIKDKRVGIAIIDTDSKEEVKKAIEEAAKMAKLNTPDEKWSSLPSPGKYREKPKVSEDLKSVSTETLVEFVTRGIKLARESDPNVTVAGGSAGTSWAEVEIFNSQGINVSQEFGSAHIFFEFVGKKEGVVTPGIFDFDAKDNLELDVEGVVNRGLERVKWAYNVKEAKNEETTVIFGPWAISGLLSYALFPAFSGERLVKKTTPLADKVGEKVASDVITIYDDTFHELSIAKAIADGEGVPTRKVTLIEEGIFKGFIWDNYWAKVYGTESTGHGQRDWRGGGVSIGLNSAVIENGKRELSEIIGEIKHGYLVEGLQGAHSSNPDNGNFAVTANPAYLIEDGEVVGSTVFLIAGNVYELLKQATEVSKDQRALPFMTTAITPYIKFENVKIAGKK from the coding sequence ATGGAGGAATTAATTAAATACGGAGAGAAGTTCTTCGACGAGCTTGAGATAGTCGTGAGGAGGTCTAGGGGAATAGAGGTCAACGTCGAGCTAAACGAGATATCCATGGGAGCCACTAGGATAGAGAAGGTAACTATCATAAGGGGAATAAAGGACAAGAGAGTCGGAATAGCAATAATTGACACGGATTCCAAGGAGGAGGTAAAGAAAGCCATTGAAGAAGCCGCCAAGATGGCAAAGCTAAACACTCCAGATGAAAAGTGGAGCTCCCTTCCAAGCCCAGGAAAGTACAGGGAGAAGCCCAAAGTTAGCGAAGATCTAAAAAGTGTATCAACTGAAACCTTAGTGGAGTTCGTAACTAGGGGCATAAAGCTCGCTAGAGAGAGCGATCCAAACGTTACCGTTGCTGGAGGAAGCGCAGGAACTTCCTGGGCCGAGGTTGAGATTTTCAACTCTCAAGGAATCAACGTCTCCCAGGAGTTCGGAAGTGCCCATATTTTCTTCGAATTCGTTGGCAAGAAGGAAGGAGTAGTTACACCGGGAATATTCGACTTCGACGCAAAGGACAACCTAGAGTTGGACGTTGAAGGCGTTGTTAACAGAGGATTGGAGAGGGTTAAGTGGGCCTACAACGTTAAGGAAGCGAAGAATGAGGAAACAACTGTAATCTTTGGACCCTGGGCAATCTCCGGATTATTGAGTTACGCCCTGTTCCCAGCGTTCAGCGGTGAAAGGTTGGTCAAGAAAACTACGCCCCTAGCAGACAAAGTTGGAGAGAAGGTTGCGAGCGATGTGATAACCATTTACGACGACACCTTCCACGAGCTAAGCATAGCCAAGGCTATAGCAGACGGAGAGGGCGTTCCAACGAGAAAGGTTACACTAATAGAGGAAGGAATTTTCAAGGGCTTCATCTGGGACAACTACTGGGCGAAGGTTTACGGAACCGAGAGCACTGGACATGGTCAGAGGGACTGGAGGGGAGGAGGCGTTAGCATAGGCCTAAACTCGGCGGTCATAGAGAACGGGAAGAGGGAGCTAAGCGAGATAATAGGTGAGATAAAGCACGGATACCTAGTTGAAGGGCTTCAGGGTGCACACTCAAGCAACCCAGACAACGGTAACTTCGCCGTAACTGCGAATCCAGCCTACCTAATAGAGGACGGCGAGGTCGTAGGCTCAACTGTGTTCTTGATAGCTGGCAACGTCTACGAGTTACTAAAGCAGGCAACTGAAGTCAGCAAAGACCAGAGGGCCCTACCGTTCATGACAACAGCCATAACACCGTACATCAAGTTTGAAAACGTTAAGATTGCCGGGAAGAAGTGA
- a CDS encoding DUF530 family protein → MPTTEELIARINKILDDISIDVPGLFESFDVPKIFFTLRNQMESLKELEEELERRVGELGPTPIFKEKKSKDPHLSWIYRKRHYRVLTLERLRSAITAHKIAISILSANYILKKGKHEVSVDSLKKEDLSKVKVIERTPRLGRIEILPYLAYSGDVLKLLGQRGVDVREGFKFIKGKLREEGVVRKEKFRIEVEYWDEGKLKKERIDLPIDADIEGELRKRFGKRFRWRVLSYIKTMGVLINNHYTVDNLALAYSTYDPKNGGELLALDLFKYYFLTSEKDREDNPLYPGLRTCVDCHYSLFDLPFRNREDFKVGFGSILIIRKCEAEKLLTSKRSEITRLPNYVLGGVILYGISPFSEDEVSKILGIDVEELKEGIRKFVVSGLHKVVFSNVEKFEKFMPKSERAKKFLELLQG, encoded by the coding sequence ATGCCGACGACCGAGGAGTTAATCGCAAGGATAAACAAGATACTTGACGACATATCCATAGACGTTCCTGGGTTATTTGAGAGTTTCGACGTTCCAAAAATATTTTTCACGCTGAGGAACCAGATGGAGTCCCTAAAGGAGCTTGAAGAAGAACTTGAGAGGAGGGTTGGAGAGCTAGGGCCAACCCCGATATTCAAGGAGAAGAAGAGCAAGGATCCACACCTCTCCTGGATATACAGGAAGAGGCACTATAGGGTTTTAACCCTAGAAAGGCTTCGCTCCGCGATAACGGCTCATAAAATAGCAATCTCAATTCTAAGCGCAAACTATATCCTGAAAAAAGGGAAGCACGAGGTAAGCGTAGACTCTTTGAAAAAAGAGGACTTGAGCAAAGTGAAGGTAATCGAAAGAACGCCAAGGCTCGGGAGGATTGAAATTCTTCCATATTTAGCTTATTCTGGTGATGTCCTTAAGCTGTTGGGACAGAGGGGAGTTGACGTCAGGGAGGGCTTTAAATTCATTAAGGGCAAACTTAGGGAAGAGGGCGTTGTCAGGAAGGAAAAGTTCAGGATAGAGGTAGAATACTGGGATGAGGGGAAGCTGAAGAAGGAGAGGATCGATCTACCTATAGATGCTGACATCGAAGGCGAACTTAGAAAGAGGTTCGGCAAGAGGTTTAGGTGGAGAGTTTTAAGTTACATAAAAACGATGGGAGTTTTGATAAACAACCACTATACTGTCGACAACTTGGCATTGGCTTACTCAACCTATGATCCTAAGAACGGGGGAGAGCTACTTGCCCTCGATCTGTTTAAGTACTACTTCCTGACCTCTGAGAAGGATAGGGAGGACAATCCCCTTTACCCTGGATTAAGGACTTGTGTCGACTGCCATTACTCCCTCTTTGATCTGCCTTTTAGAAATAGGGAAGATTTCAAGGTTGGGTTTGGGAGCATTCTTATCATAAGGAAGTGCGAGGCTGAGAAGTTGCTAACCAGCAAGAGGAGCGAAATAACGAGGTTGCCCAATTACGTTCTTGGTGGGGTTATACTCTATGGCATTTCTCCTTTCTCCGAGGATGAAGTTTCTAAGATCTTGGGCATCGATGTTGAGGAGCTTAAGGAAGGGATAAGGAAGTTCGTGGTTTCTGGTTTACACAAGGTCGTGTTCTCGAACGTTGAGAAGTTTGAGAAGTTCATGCCCAAGAGTGAGAGGGCGAAGAAGTTCCTTGAGCTCCTCCAAGGGTGA
- a CDS encoding DUF1699 family protein, which yields MRVEITARNIRELLRKIDENLNEDVTEVYINLRPTKEVIVRILDNAPNVKVIGCPPSLYPKVSKKVLRALEQMGIKVIPVEKGRGRPRKYSYKTLMMIEELLKKGKTPREISRDLGIPIRTLYYLLKKREVSEIEG from the coding sequence ATGAGGGTGGAGATAACGGCGAGGAACATTAGGGAGCTCTTGAGAAAGATAGATGAGAACTTGAACGAGGACGTTACGGAGGTTTACATAAACCTCAGGCCAACGAAGGAAGTGATAGTTAGGATTTTAGACAATGCGCCTAACGTTAAGGTCATAGGTTGTCCTCCAAGCCTTTATCCGAAGGTTTCCAAGAAGGTTTTGCGAGCACTAGAGCAGATGGGAATAAAGGTAATACCCGTGGAGAAAGGTAGGGGTAGGCCCAGGAAGTACTCGTATAAAACCCTCATGATGATCGAGGAACTTTTAAAGAAAGGTAAGACGCCGAGGGAGATAAGCAGGGACCTTGGCATTCCGATAAGAACGCTTTACTACCTACTCAAGAAGAGGGAGGTAAGCGAGATTGAAGGATGA
- a CDS encoding SPL family radical SAM protein, with amino-acid sequence MRNFIIGTSSHISGLCHSIVRGELFTTCSVGCIYCYARWYRGPHGKPKPIFEVFKLIKSLGEVIREGYPVIPIRFSALSDPFQPPAKITLKALKIALRNEVPVVINTKLIPSERHLKVLEDLASNNLAILQVSIPADKDYKEVKVIEPFAPSIEERFKLVEKASSLGIPVIVRVQPLIPGLGDRNVENFVERVAESGAIMVILEFLRIEKELMPLFSKLFGEENYKSWVSYLPLSQEAPLLQPPLEYRIRVAEIFSRESSKFGLYFSTCKEGLYHLHEPKDVDCCGFKFLGNSTRRPTLWDLFLEVYEKGKARGEDLWVRCEREGLLCRDKLKLYPPWLYKGLRMHEKRLESILKKPRLVEKLVPSLTHDEEEEVFYLKANSTRGSGMK; translated from the coding sequence ATGAGGAATTTCATAATTGGAACGAGTAGTCACATTAGTGGCCTCTGCCACAGCATCGTTAGGGGAGAGCTATTCACGACATGCTCCGTAGGTTGCATCTACTGTTATGCCAGGTGGTACAGAGGGCCCCACGGAAAGCCCAAGCCGATATTCGAGGTCTTTAAGCTGATAAAGTCCTTGGGAGAGGTAATAAGGGAAGGTTATCCGGTGATACCTATTAGGTTCTCAGCCTTGAGCGACCCTTTCCAACCTCCGGCAAAGATAACGCTGAAGGCCCTTAAGATTGCCCTCAGAAATGAAGTTCCAGTAGTGATAAACACCAAACTAATTCCGAGCGAGAGACATTTGAAAGTTCTTGAGGATTTAGCCAGTAATAACTTGGCGATCCTACAGGTTAGCATACCGGCCGATAAGGACTACAAAGAGGTCAAAGTCATAGAGCCTTTTGCCCCATCAATAGAAGAGAGATTTAAGCTAGTAGAAAAGGCCAGCTCACTTGGAATTCCGGTAATTGTTAGAGTTCAACCTCTCATTCCTGGGCTTGGGGATAGAAATGTGGAAAATTTCGTGGAAAGGGTTGCAGAATCTGGTGCAATCATGGTTATCCTGGAGTTCCTTAGAATCGAAAAAGAGTTAATGCCTCTGTTCTCAAAGCTTTTTGGTGAGGAAAACTACAAGTCCTGGGTCTCTTACCTTCCCTTGTCCCAGGAAGCTCCCCTCCTCCAGCCTCCTCTAGAATATAGAATTAGGGTTGCGGAGATCTTCTCGAGGGAAAGCTCAAAGTTTGGCCTGTACTTCTCCACGTGCAAGGAGGGATTATATCACCTCCACGAACCCAAGGACGTTGATTGTTGTGGCTTCAAATTCCTGGGAAACTCAACTAGGAGACCAACGCTCTGGGATTTGTTCCTTGAAGTTTACGAAAAGGGAAAAGCTCGTGGAGAGGATTTATGGGTTAGATGTGAGAGGGAAGGACTACTTTGCAGGGACAAGCTAAAATTGTACCCTCCTTGGCTTTATAAGGGATTAAGGATGCACGAGAAGAGATTAGAGAGCATACTGAAGAAGCCAAGGCTCGTTGAGAAGTTGGTTCCCTCACTCACACATGACGAGGAAGAGGAAGTCTTCTACCTAAAGGCTAACTCCACTAGGGGGTCTGGAATGAAGTAA
- a CDS encoding AAA family ATPase has translation MLFNPKPKTRREDLYNREEELSEIERSIKKGVPLVILLGIRRLGKSSLLNVALNEIPIKSVKIDARKIYSQFGSVPHTALAEIILKEYTKTTPRERIKDVLKGIRGVSIGGVNLELRTNKSVSLSEVLERINSLGERFVIAIDEAQYLRFSNAKYPDLISWAIDDLGNISFILTGSEVGLLEDFLRIHDPESPLFGRAHVEIRLNRFNRYQSLDFLRKGFEEVGIKVEEEELEEVVDELDGIVGWLTLYGYNRYLGLSHRKALKKLKEDAKRLILNEFSKLKELSPRYELAMKAVASGKHRWKEIKEAVELLEGKRIDDKNFSNVLNNLVRYDYLEKTTKGYFIPDPLVELAFR, from the coding sequence ATGCTATTCAACCCAAAACCGAAGACGAGAAGGGAGGATTTATACAACAGGGAGGAAGAACTCTCGGAAATCGAGCGTTCCATTAAGAAGGGAGTTCCCCTCGTGATTCTCCTCGGGATAAGGCGACTTGGAAAGAGCTCACTATTGAACGTTGCGCTTAATGAGATTCCAATTAAAAGCGTCAAGATAGATGCAAGAAAAATTTATTCCCAGTTTGGAAGCGTTCCTCACACGGCACTAGCAGAAATTATCCTCAAGGAATACACAAAAACAACTCCTCGCGAGAGAATTAAGGATGTGTTGAAGGGAATTAGAGGCGTTAGCATAGGGGGAGTTAACCTTGAGTTGAGGACGAATAAAAGCGTAAGCCTCTCTGAAGTTCTTGAGAGGATAAACTCCCTTGGCGAGAGATTCGTGATAGCGATAGATGAAGCTCAATACTTGAGATTCTCAAATGCTAAGTATCCAGATTTAATATCCTGGGCGATAGATGATCTTGGAAACATAAGCTTCATCTTAACGGGTTCAGAAGTAGGACTGCTTGAAGACTTCCTCCGTATTCACGACCCTGAGTCTCCCCTTTTCGGAAGGGCTCACGTCGAGATAAGGTTAAACCGCTTTAACAGGTATCAAAGCCTCGACTTCCTTAGAAAAGGATTCGAGGAGGTTGGAATTAAGGTTGAAGAGGAAGAGCTAGAGGAAGTCGTTGATGAACTTGATGGAATAGTTGGTTGGCTGACCCTTTATGGTTACAACCGATATCTCGGCTTATCCCACAGGAAAGCCCTCAAAAAACTTAAAGAGGATGCAAAAAGGCTCATCCTTAACGAGTTCAGTAAGTTAAAGGAACTCTCACCACGTTACGAACTTGCTATGAAAGCTGTCGCAAGCGGTAAGCATCGCTGGAAGGAGATAAAAGAGGCCGTAGAGTTACTGGAAGGAAAAAGGATTGACGACAAAAACTTCTCGAACGTGCTAAATAATCTTGTTCGCTACGATTACCTGGAGAAGACCACGAAAGGTTACTTCATTCCAGACCCCCTAGTGGAGTTAGCCTTTAGGTAG
- a CDS encoding TldD/PmbA family protein codes for MESLEKALKWAEENIKAEYIELRYEDLKRTTLTLKDGVFTSFTEKLNRGVAIRVLANGAWGFSSTSDLSKLEEAIKEAYKLAKSASETKKEKIELAEIKPVEDFVKSKMKVKPREVDIEEKVKHLTELEKLLKEDETVKSVNIRYEDGGGQKILLTNEGTRIEWDYNYLWQSVYVTGKKEGKLAMARDSIGAVDYGWELMTEKEPNEKVKDRLLRKLHSQLNGVAPKRGEFPVVAGPIIVGLIAHEALGHLAEADLTMNSPFKDLLGKQIAPEYVTMSERYVEGGFGNDKYDDEGVPVKDIHIIENGILKEIMLNREYAAKFNMEPNGHARAQDYRYPPIIRMRNTVFEPGDWSFEEMIEDIKFGYYLVDFRGGQAQLNSAFQVGIQEGYVIRNGEIAEPIRDTSITGVAIEALKKISAVGKDFAIETGFCGKGQIAFVSSGGPHMRFDGGIIIG; via the coding sequence ATGGAAAGCTTGGAAAAGGCCTTGAAATGGGCTGAAGAAAACATCAAAGCCGAGTACATAGAGCTAAGGTATGAAGACCTGAAGAGAACCACTTTAACCCTCAAGGACGGAGTGTTCACGAGCTTCACCGAGAAGCTCAACAGAGGAGTCGCAATAAGGGTCCTAGCTAACGGAGCTTGGGGTTTCTCCTCAACCAGCGACCTTAGTAAGCTTGAAGAGGCCATAAAGGAAGCGTATAAGCTAGCTAAATCTGCATCAGAGACAAAGAAGGAGAAGATAGAGCTCGCTGAGATAAAGCCAGTCGAAGATTTCGTCAAGAGCAAGATGAAAGTCAAGCCGAGAGAAGTTGATATAGAGGAAAAGGTCAAGCACCTAACTGAACTTGAAAAGCTTCTCAAGGAAGATGAAACGGTAAAGAGCGTCAACATAAGGTACGAGGACGGGGGAGGTCAGAAGATACTTCTAACCAACGAGGGAACGAGGATAGAGTGGGATTACAACTACTTATGGCAGAGCGTGTACGTTACCGGAAAGAAGGAAGGAAAGCTGGCCATGGCTAGGGATAGTATAGGTGCGGTAGACTATGGTTGGGAACTAATGACGGAGAAAGAGCCAAACGAGAAAGTCAAGGACAGGCTACTTAGGAAGCTCCACTCCCAGCTCAACGGAGTTGCTCCAAAGAGGGGAGAGTTTCCGGTGGTTGCGGGTCCAATAATAGTTGGCCTAATAGCCCACGAAGCCCTCGGACACTTGGCTGAGGCTGATTTAACCATGAACTCGCCCTTCAAGGATCTACTCGGCAAGCAAATTGCTCCAGAGTACGTTACGATGAGCGAGCGCTATGTCGAGGGTGGTTTTGGGAACGACAAGTACGACGACGAGGGTGTTCCCGTTAAGGATATCCACATAATAGAGAACGGAATACTGAAGGAGATAATGCTGAACAGGGAATATGCTGCAAAGTTCAACATGGAGCCAAATGGTCATGCAAGAGCTCAAGACTATCGTTACCCACCGATAATAAGGATGAGGAACACAGTATTTGAACCCGGGGACTGGAGCTTCGAGGAGATGATAGAGGACATAAAGTTCGGCTATTACCTAGTCGACTTCAGGGGAGGACAAGCTCAGCTGAACTCCGCCTTCCAGGTCGGAATCCAGGAAGGCTATGTCATAAGGAACGGCGAGATAGCCGAGCCGATAAGGGACACCTCAATTACTGGTGTGGCAATAGAGGCCCTAAAGAAGATTAGTGCCGTTGGAAAGGACTTCGCAATCGAAACAGGATTCTGCGGTAAGGGACAGATAGCCTTCGTGAGTTCTGGTGGTCCACACATGAGGTTTGATGGTGGAATAATCATTGGATGA
- a CDS encoding PAB0415 family putative ATP pyrophosphatase — translation MRGIALFSGGKDGLYAVYLAEKEGIDVPYLLLLKTTIGLSPHWENRLSLRKLANSMGKAILTFDMAEGSDSLVELLSSLSVDVLIAGDVYLEDHKSWLESLGEKAGIKVFEPLWGRDSRKLAEEMLKNGFKWAIIAVDKSKLPRSVIGYKFSSSRDLDRFLANYDVDPLGEYGEFHTVVLSSPLFDRDFELKIDDVLEDKTYYWAKFTLL, via the coding sequence ATGAGGGGAATAGCGCTCTTTTCGGGAGGGAAAGATGGTCTCTATGCGGTTTATTTAGCCGAAAAAGAAGGCATAGATGTGCCGTACCTGCTGCTTTTAAAAACCACGATAGGCCTCTCTCCGCACTGGGAGAACAGGTTATCACTAAGGAAGCTCGCGAATTCAATGGGAAAGGCAATACTTACCTTCGACATGGCTGAAGGTAGCGATTCCTTAGTGGAGCTTTTGTCCTCTCTAAGCGTCGACGTTTTGATAGCTGGCGATGTTTACCTTGAAGACCACAAATCCTGGCTGGAATCTCTAGGAGAAAAAGCTGGAATTAAAGTTTTCGAACCTTTATGGGGTAGAGATTCGAGGAAATTAGCTGAGGAAATGTTAAAGAACGGTTTTAAATGGGCTATAATTGCCGTCGATAAATCTAAGCTACCCAGGAGCGTTATAGGTTACAAATTCTCATCCTCAAGGGATTTGGATAGGTTTTTGGCGAACTATGATGTTGATCCTTTGGGTGAGTATGGCGAATTCCACACGGTAGTTCTCTCATCTCCGCTCTTTGACAGGGATTTCGAGCTTAAAATTGATGATGTTCTTGAAGATAAAACGTACTATTGGGCCAAATTTACTCTCCTCTAA
- a CDS encoding DUF835 domain-containing protein → MFELINVVTRGLMWILSFYRWIRKREPLMIIITLAFWSDFLGVLTQPIVSKMLGVSPDVSNISPLMSTYALLEGIFLFLATMYTLGTIKKAWAQVTSFVVFQVGSLYIVLSTIFKADLPVISAFSVLFMGISMILLGISLLKREIESRGIAALFPIGLILLGSINLTYPLLVYSKLAPYLYGAGAVFRVLMIIGLFKYTIFEVKPPKIQEIILKPGAFYTDNESEFESVIMKMQLSGNGVLITRKLPKMSPTFPVFWITKVTSGRIDENVTAIQPSDIGILIDLVKRHLEKGHSVVAMDAFEYLVVENGFEVAVKFLFSLKDHVLKLNKTLILFTNPQAYQDKQWSVIARELERLSELKATEQGKS, encoded by the coding sequence GTGTTTGAGCTGATTAACGTGGTTACGAGAGGATTGATGTGGATACTGTCTTTCTATCGATGGATTAGGAAAAGGGAACCTCTTATGATAATAATTACTTTGGCATTCTGGTCCGACTTTCTTGGAGTTCTTACCCAGCCGATAGTGTCTAAGATGCTCGGCGTTTCACCAGATGTATCAAATATCTCTCCTTTGATGAGCACCTATGCGCTCCTAGAAGGGATATTCCTGTTCTTAGCGACGATGTACACTCTAGGTACAATTAAAAAGGCATGGGCTCAAGTTACATCCTTTGTAGTATTCCAAGTTGGTAGCCTATATATAGTGCTCAGCACTATTTTCAAGGCCGATCTTCCAGTTATCAGTGCTTTCTCAGTACTCTTTATGGGCATCTCAATGATACTTTTGGGAATTAGTCTGCTTAAAAGGGAGATTGAGAGCAGGGGCATTGCGGCACTATTTCCAATAGGGTTAATTCTCTTGGGTTCCATAAACCTTACTTATCCCCTCTTAGTTTACAGCAAATTAGCTCCCTATTTATACGGAGCGGGAGCCGTATTTAGAGTGTTAATGATAATTGGCCTCTTCAAGTACACGATATTTGAAGTTAAGCCTCCAAAGATACAGGAAATCATTCTCAAGCCGGGAGCATTCTACACTGACAATGAATCGGAATTTGAAAGTGTGATAATGAAGATGCAGTTGTCTGGAAACGGCGTTTTAATAACGAGAAAGCTCCCTAAGATGTCGCCAACTTTCCCTGTATTCTGGATAACAAAGGTAACCTCTGGAAGGATTGACGAGAATGTTACAGCGATACAGCCGAGTGACATTGGAATACTAATTGATTTAGTTAAGAGGCACCTTGAAAAGGGGCATTCTGTAGTTGCTATGGATGCCTTCGAGTATTTAGTGGTCGAGAACGGTTTTGAAGTTGCTGTAAAGTTTTTGTTTTCTCTTAAAGACCACGTCCTCAAGTTAAATAAAACTCTAATCCTATTCACGAATCCTCAAGCTTACCAAGATAAACAATGGTCAGTTATAGCGAGGGAACTTGAGAGGCTAAGCGAACTAAAAGCTACAGAACAAGGAAAAAGTTAG
- a CDS encoding ACT domain-containing protein — protein MWGRIEHYFDEYPVRKLIAKTLLRYGLRVSEDMKIKAGEIEVPYTKIAKALNVDRRVVKETVAMILKTPELREIYMNLEPTVHMKYVGKHVGYGVIEIEPEPRAIGILAKVAQKIADRGINIVQAIAEDPELYPEATLTIITEKPIPGDLINELSKLEGVKRISIY, from the coding sequence ATGTGGGGTAGGATTGAGCATTACTTTGACGAGTATCCTGTAAGGAAGCTAATAGCAAAGACCCTCCTAAGGTATGGGTTAAGGGTTTCAGAAGATATGAAAATTAAAGCTGGAGAAATAGAGGTTCCATACACAAAGATAGCTAAAGCATTAAACGTCGATAGGAGGGTCGTTAAGGAGACCGTTGCAATGATACTCAAGACTCCAGAGCTGAGGGAAATTTACATGAACCTAGAACCTACTGTGCACATGAAGTACGTCGGAAAGCACGTCGGTTACGGTGTAATCGAGATAGAGCCAGAGCCGAGGGCCATAGGAATTTTAGCTAAGGTTGCCCAGAAGATAGCTGACAGGGGGATAAACATAGTTCAGGCAATAGCCGAGGATCCCGAGCTATACCCAGAGGCAACGCTAACGATAATAACAGAGAAGCCAATCCCAGGAGATTTAATAAATGAACTTTCAAAGCTTGAAGGTGTAAAGAGGATCTCTATTTACTAA
- a CDS encoding ribosome assembly factor SBDS codes for MPISVDKAVIARLKVHGETFEILVDPYLARDFKEGKEVPIEEILATPYVFKDAHKGDKASEKEMEKIFGTSDPYEVAKIILRKGEVQLTAQQRREMLEEKKRQIATIIHRHAVDPRTGYPHPVDRILRAMEEVGVRVDIFKDAEAQVQDVIKAIRRILPLRIEMKVIAVKIPSEYVGRAYGEVRKFGRIKKEEWASDGSWLFLIEIPGGVEEEFYEKLNALTKGNAQTKLIERKGL; via the coding sequence ATGCCTATTAGCGTTGATAAGGCTGTAATTGCAAGGTTGAAGGTTCATGGGGAGACTTTTGAAATACTTGTCGACCCTTACCTTGCGAGGGATTTTAAGGAGGGTAAAGAAGTTCCAATAGAGGAGATACTAGCTACTCCATACGTTTTCAAGGATGCGCACAAGGGAGACAAGGCGAGCGAAAAAGAGATGGAAAAGATATTTGGAACGAGTGACCCCTACGAAGTGGCGAAGATAATACTTAGGAAGGGAGAAGTCCAGCTAACCGCTCAGCAGAGGAGGGAGATGCTCGAAGAGAAGAAGAGGCAGATTGCAACGATAATACACAGGCATGCCGTAGATCCTAGAACGGGCTATCCACATCCCGTGGATAGAATACTTAGGGCCATGGAAGAGGTTGGGGTTAGGGTTGACATATTCAAGGATGCTGAGGCCCAAGTCCAGGACGTTATAAAGGCCATAAGGAGAATTCTCCCGCTTAGAATTGAAATGAAGGTTATCGCCGTTAAGATACCGAGCGAGTACGTTGGCAGGGCCTACGGTGAGGTTAGGAAGTTTGGAAGGATTAAGAAGGAGGAGTGGGCCAGCGATGGTTCCTGGCTCTTCTTGATAGAGATTCCGGGTGGAGTTGAGGAGGAGTTTTATGAGAAGCTTAATGCCCTCACGAAGGGTAACGCTCAAACTAAACTCATCGAGAGGAAGGGGCTATGA
- the psmA gene encoding archaeal proteasome endopeptidase complex subunit alpha, whose amino-acid sequence MAFVPPQAGYDRAITVFSPDGRLFQVNYAREAVKRGATAVGVKCKDGVVLAVEKRITSRLIEPESYEKIFQIDDHIAAASSGIIADARVLVNRARLEAQIHRLTYGEPAPLAVIVKKICDLKQMHTQYGGVRPFGAALLMAGVNDKPELYETDPSGAYFAWKAVAIGSGRNTAMAIFEDKYRDDMTLDEAIKLAIFALAKTMEKPSAENIEVAVITVKDKKFRKLSKEEIEKFLGEVMKEVEEEEVKEKEEDYSELDSHY is encoded by the coding sequence ATGGCATTCGTTCCACCGCAGGCAGGTTACGATAGGGCCATTACGGTCTTCAGTCCTGATGGTAGACTGTTCCAGGTTAACTATGCAAGGGAAGCCGTAAAGAGGGGGGCAACCGCTGTAGGGGTTAAGTGTAAGGACGGAGTAGTTTTAGCTGTAGAAAAGAGGATCACTAGCAGGTTAATAGAGCCGGAAAGTTATGAGAAAATCTTTCAGATTGATGATCATATAGCCGCGGCTTCAAGCGGTATAATTGCCGATGCTAGGGTTTTGGTTAACAGGGCAAGGCTTGAGGCCCAGATACACAGGCTAACCTATGGTGAGCCCGCGCCATTGGCCGTGATAGTTAAGAAGATATGCGACCTCAAGCAGATGCACACTCAATATGGTGGCGTTAGACCGTTTGGTGCCGCACTTTTAATGGCTGGGGTAAACGATAAGCCTGAGCTTTACGAGACTGATCCAAGTGGAGCGTACTTCGCATGGAAGGCTGTTGCAATAGGAAGCGGAAGGAACACCGCGATGGCTATATTCGAGGACAAGTATAGAGATGACATGACGCTGGATGAGGCTATAAAGTTAGCAATCTTCGCCTTAGCAAAGACGATGGAGAAGCCGAGCGCAGAGAACATCGAAGTTGCCGTGATAACCGTGAAGGATAAGAAGTTCAGGAAGTTATCCAAGGAGGAAATAGAGAAGTTCTTGGGTGAAGTGATGAAGGAGGTTGAAGAGGAGGAGGTGAAAGAGAAGGAGGAGGATTACTCAGAGCTCGATAGCCACTATTGA